A single region of the Aeromicrobium chenweiae genome encodes:
- a CDS encoding bifunctional riboflavin kinase/FAD synthetase, translating to MTIWRDFPGASTAPRAEPAAVTVGNFDGVHRGHQHVIARTRELADGLPVIAITFEPHPLAVVAPERAPKRLTTMRRRVELLHAAGVDEVRILDFTREMAGWTPQEFVDRVLLDQLRTTLVAVGDNFRFGHRASGDTTFLREAGARAGFAVDGLGLDGGTEPFSSTLVRRYVAEGRLPEAAEVLGRPHEISGVVRKGDQRGRELGFPTANVPVDEAYAVPPDGVYAGWVVRAHGNRLPAAISVGTNPTFDGVERRVESYVLDRTDLELYGEEIRVELVERLRGMVRYDGIEPLIAQMDDDVVHTRAVLGL from the coding sequence GTGACGATCTGGCGAGACTTCCCGGGGGCTTCGACCGCGCCGCGGGCCGAGCCGGCCGCTGTGACCGTGGGCAACTTCGACGGTGTGCACCGCGGGCACCAGCACGTCATCGCCCGTACGCGAGAGCTGGCCGACGGCCTGCCCGTCATCGCGATCACCTTTGAGCCGCACCCGCTCGCGGTCGTCGCGCCCGAGCGTGCGCCCAAGCGGCTGACGACGATGCGCCGCCGGGTCGAGCTCCTGCACGCCGCCGGCGTCGACGAGGTCCGCATCCTCGACTTCACCCGCGAGATGGCGGGCTGGACGCCGCAGGAGTTCGTCGACCGGGTGCTGCTCGACCAGCTGCGCACCACGCTCGTGGCCGTCGGCGACAACTTCCGCTTCGGCCACCGCGCGAGCGGCGACACGACGTTCCTGCGGGAGGCCGGCGCGCGTGCCGGCTTCGCGGTCGACGGCCTGGGCCTCGACGGCGGGACCGAGCCGTTCTCGTCCACCCTCGTGCGCCGCTACGTCGCCGAGGGCCGGTTGCCCGAGGCGGCCGAGGTCCTGGGGCGTCCGCACGAGATCTCCGGCGTGGTCCGCAAGGGCGACCAGCGTGGCCGCGAGCTCGGCTTCCCGACCGCCAACGTCCCCGTCGACGAGGCGTACGCGGTGCCGCCGGACGGCGTGTACGCCGGCTGGGTCGTGCGCGCCCACGGCAACCGGCTGCCCGCGGCGATCTCGGTCGGCACCAACCCGACGTTCGACGGCGTGGAGCGGCGGGTGGAGTCGTACGTCCTGGACCGCACCGACCTGGAGCTGTACGGCGAGGAGATCCGCGTGGAGCTCGTGGAGCGCCTGCGCGGCATGGTCCGGTACGACGGCATCGAGCCGCTGATCGCGCAGATGGACGACGACGTCGTCCACACACGCGCCGTGCTCGGCCTCTGA
- a CDS encoding thymidylate synthase, which translates to MRAYLDLVQRILDEGVAKGDRTGTGTRSVFGHQMRFDLSEGFPLVTTKKIHVKSVVGELLWFVKGDTNVQYLHDLGVSIWDEWADDNGDLGPVYGYQWRSWPAPDGRHIDQLAQVIEQIRTNPDSRRHVVSAWNVADLDAMALMPCHAFFQFYVADGKLSCQMYQRSADVFLGVPFNIASYALLTHMVAQVTGLEVGDFVHTIGDAHLYVNHLDQAREQLTREPRALPELWLDPSVTSIDGFTPESIKITGYDPHPLIKAPIAV; encoded by the coding sequence ATGCGGGCCTACCTCGATCTCGTCCAGCGCATCCTCGACGAGGGGGTCGCCAAGGGCGACCGCACGGGCACCGGCACCCGCAGCGTGTTCGGCCACCAGATGCGGTTCGACCTGTCCGAGGGCTTCCCCCTGGTCACGACCAAGAAGATCCACGTCAAGTCCGTCGTCGGCGAGCTGTTGTGGTTCGTCAAGGGCGACACCAACGTGCAGTACCTCCACGACCTCGGGGTGTCGATCTGGGACGAGTGGGCGGACGACAACGGCGATCTCGGCCCGGTCTACGGCTACCAGTGGCGGTCCTGGCCCGCCCCGGACGGACGGCACATCGACCAGCTCGCGCAGGTCATCGAGCAGATCAGGACCAACCCCGACTCCCGCCGCCACGTCGTCAGTGCGTGGAACGTCGCCGACCTCGACGCCATGGCACTCATGCCGTGCCACGCGTTCTTCCAGTTCTACGTCGCCGACGGCAAGCTGTCGTGCCAGATGTACCAGCGGTCCGCCGACGTGTTCCTCGGTGTGCCGTTCAACATCGCGTCCTACGCGCTGCTGACCCACATGGTCGCCCAGGTCACGGGGCTGGAGGTCGGCGACTTCGTCCACACGATCGGCGACGCGCACCTGTACGTGAACCACCTCGACCAGGCGCGTGAGCAGCTGACGCGCGAGCCGCGAGCGCTGCCCGAGCTGTGGCTGGACCCGTCCGTCACCTCGATCGACGGCTTCACGCCCGAGTCGATCAAGATCACCGGCTACGACCCGCACCCGCTCATCAAGGCCCCGATCGCCGTATGA
- a CDS encoding mechanosensitive ion channel family protein: protein MSDSWRDFAPTLGIALVNALVVAAVVALVTRRVGRRYPMARYLSRTAATPFRLLLLVIACAVAISRDAPWSEREELGRWVELAMHIGIIVTAAWLVGAIVLSLEDTALRHYRLDAADNLLARRARTQTAVIRRITLVAIVALAAGAVLLSFPGVSAAGASVLASAGIISVIAAVAAQSTLSNLIAGLQIAFSGSIRYGDAVIVENEWGWVDEITLSYVVVRLWDDRNMVLPATYFTTTPFQNWTRKTSELLGSVEFDLDWRVSPDGMRAELDRILPTTELWDGRTKVLQVTDAVNGWVRIRILVTAKDAPTLFDLRCFVRERMIDWLQGADEGGLPRFRVESVKRTAPRRPSEEEATGLFSGDQQGDDRAARLTGQQPAVDEEGNPRE, encoded by the coding sequence ATGAGTGACTCCTGGCGGGACTTCGCCCCCACGTTGGGGATCGCGCTGGTGAATGCCCTGGTCGTGGCCGCCGTCGTCGCGCTGGTCACCCGGCGGGTCGGCCGCCGCTACCCCATGGCGCGGTACCTCAGCCGCACCGCCGCGACCCCGTTCCGGCTGCTGCTGCTCGTCATCGCGTGCGCGGTGGCCATCTCCCGCGACGCGCCGTGGTCCGAGCGCGAGGAGCTCGGCCGGTGGGTCGAGCTCGCGATGCACATCGGGATCATCGTCACGGCCGCGTGGCTGGTCGGCGCGATCGTGCTGTCGCTGGAGGACACGGCGCTGCGCCACTACCGCCTCGACGCGGCCGACAACCTGCTCGCCCGCCGCGCCCGGACCCAGACCGCGGTCATCCGGCGCATCACCCTCGTGGCGATCGTCGCCCTCGCCGCGGGCGCCGTGCTGCTGAGCTTCCCGGGCGTCAGCGCCGCCGGCGCCAGCGTGCTCGCGTCGGCGGGCATCATCTCGGTCATCGCCGCGGTCGCCGCCCAGTCGACGCTCAGCAACCTGATCGCGGGCCTGCAGATCGCCTTCAGCGGCTCGATCCGCTACGGCGACGCCGTGATCGTGGAGAACGAGTGGGGCTGGGTCGACGAGATCACGCTCAGCTACGTCGTCGTGCGGCTCTGGGACGACCGCAACATGGTCCTGCCGGCCACGTACTTCACCACGACGCCGTTCCAGAACTGGACACGCAAGACATCCGAGCTGCTCGGCTCGGTCGAGTTCGACCTGGACTGGCGGGTCAGCCCCGACGGCATGCGCGCCGAGCTGGACCGCATCCTGCCGACCACCGAGCTGTGGGACGGGCGGACCAAGGTGCTGCAGGTGACCGACGCCGTCAACGGCTGGGTCCGGATCCGCATCCTCGTCACCGCCAAGGACGCACCCACCCTGTTCGACCTGCGGTGCTTCGTGCGCGAGCGGATGATCGACTGGCTGCAGGGTGCCGACGAGGGCGGCCTGCCGCGGTTCCGCGTCGAGTCCGTCAAGCGGACCGCCCCGCGCCGTCCGAGCGAGGAGGAGGCCACCGGCCTGTTCAGCGGCGACCAGCAGGGCGACGACCGCGCCGCCCGGCTCACCGGCCAGCAGCCGGCGGTCGACGAGGAAGGCAACCCCCGCGAATGA
- a CDS encoding GNAT family N-acetyltransferase, with protein MTTADVSARLAWPDDAPAIVRVQLASWRANGVVPEQEVDALDPAELAERWATLITAPQDARLRVLVGLERADVRGFALVHPSYDPDSDQVTDGEIGELVVDPAHQRAGHGSRLLQAAVDTLVADKFTRGRWWVGTTDDALRAFVTESGWEPDGAHRELAGDSGGTVKQIRLHTTLA; from the coding sequence ATGACCACCGCCGACGTCAGCGCCCGCCTCGCCTGGCCCGACGACGCCCCCGCGATCGTCCGGGTGCAGCTCGCGTCGTGGCGGGCGAACGGCGTCGTCCCGGAGCAGGAGGTCGACGCCCTCGACCCGGCGGAGCTCGCCGAGCGGTGGGCCACGCTCATCACCGCGCCCCAGGACGCCCGTCTGCGGGTCCTGGTGGGGCTGGAGCGGGCCGACGTCCGCGGCTTCGCGCTGGTGCACCCGTCGTACGACCCGGACAGCGACCAGGTGACCGATGGCGAGATCGGCGAGCTCGTCGTCGACCCCGCCCACCAGCGGGCGGGGCACGGCTCACGCCTGCTGCAGGCGGCCGTCGACACCCTGGTCGCCGACAAGTTCACCCGGGGCCGCTGGTGGGTGGGCACGACCGATGACGCGCTGCGGGCGTTCGTGACCGAGTCCGGCTGGGAGCCCGACGGCGCCCACCGTGAGCTCGCCGGCGATAGCGGGGGCACCGTCAAGCAGATCCGGCTCCACACCACGCTGGCATGA
- a CDS encoding SGNH/GDSL hydrolase family protein — MVRTRPLLAVLALVAATAACSSSGGSAPSDPGGSTGSATSAAKGPRYVALGDSYTAGPQLNPTDSSSGACLRSTKNYAHLVAKAIDAASFTDASCSGATTDNVLEAAPTLSGGDPVPAQIDAVKKDTQLVTVGIGGNDSALFSSLSAACTRPGTACEDYLDDKVPGILRSTGKRITTVLEAVKDRAPDARVVLVGYLGVTPEDRGCDALGGDALDTAGVSAGERSIDSTMAAAAKAAGATYVSMNAASKGHDACAGDDAWTNGLSPALGDGAVLHPRGTGMAAVASAVEKVVAAS; from the coding sequence ATGGTCCGCACACGCCCGCTCCTCGCCGTCCTCGCGCTCGTCGCCGCCACGGCCGCCTGCAGCTCGTCCGGCGGCTCCGCGCCGTCGGACCCCGGCGGTTCCACCGGCTCGGCCACCTCGGCGGCCAAGGGCCCCCGGTACGTCGCGCTCGGCGACTCGTACACCGCGGGTCCGCAGCTCAACCCGACGGACAGCTCCTCGGGTGCCTGCCTGCGCTCGACCAAGAACTACGCGCACCTCGTCGCCAAGGCGATCGACGCCGCCTCGTTCACCGATGCGAGCTGCTCGGGCGCCACGACGGACAACGTGCTCGAGGCCGCACCCACCTTGAGCGGTGGCGACCCGGTGCCGGCCCAGATCGACGCGGTGAAGAAGGACACGCAGCTCGTCACGGTCGGCATCGGCGGCAACGACTCCGCCCTGTTCTCGAGCCTCTCCGCGGCGTGCACCCGGCCCGGCACCGCGTGCGAGGACTACCTCGACGACAAGGTGCCCGGCATCCTGCGCAGCACCGGCAAGCGGATCACCACGGTCCTGGAGGCCGTGAAGGACCGGGCACCCGACGCACGGGTCGTCCTCGTCGGCTACCTCGGCGTGACCCCCGAGGACCGCGGCTGCGACGCGCTGGGCGGGGACGCGCTCGACACGGCGGGCGTCTCGGCCGGCGAGCGGAGCATCGACAGCACGATGGCGGCCGCCGCGAAGGCCGCGGGAGCGACCTACGTGTCGATGAACGCCGCCTCGAAGGGCCACGACGCCTGCGCGGGCGACGACGCCTGGACCAACGGCCTCTCCCCCGCCCTCGGCGACGGCGCGGTGCTCCACCCGCGGGGCACCGGCATGGCGGCAGTCGCCTCCGCGGTCGAGAAGGTCGTCGCCGCGTCCTGA
- a CDS encoding glycosyl hydrolase family 18 protein has translation MSVSTSARRSGLVAFTALALAAGGTTVPASAQAPVHATGYALQGSASPSDVTRDGRYLRTIAISGVALDGPTRVSSVSADVTRLRRAAHRHGRKAVLLLSNFSDRLGDFDEPLAHRMLTSAPARASVVRSLTRAARGFDGVQIDLESLKARDVAGLVAFTREVKAALPGRSVSMAFMASTDRRGYLARGYDLKALAPHLDRLVLMAYDQHGPGWSGPGPIGSLSWVRRELRYFTKVLPNRKIDLGVAAYGYQWGRGSGTLSVAQARKRAGGKARWRAEQGEWSARLSGGRKIWWSDRRSLRAREKIARSHRLHGVSIWQIGSSGRLR, from the coding sequence ATGAGCGTCTCCACCTCGGCCCGCCGCAGCGGCCTGGTCGCGTTCACCGCGCTGGCCCTCGCGGCCGGCGGCACCACCGTCCCGGCCTCGGCACAGGCACCCGTCCACGCGACCGGCTACGCGCTCCAGGGCTCGGCCTCGCCGTCCGACGTGACCCGCGACGGCCGCTACCTGCGCACGATCGCGATCTCCGGTGTCGCGCTCGACGGGCCGACCCGCGTCTCGTCCGTCAGCGCGGACGTCACTCGGCTGCGCCGCGCCGCACACCGGCACGGCCGCAAGGCCGTCCTGCTGCTCAGCAACTTCAGCGACCGCCTCGGGGACTTCGACGAACCCCTCGCCCACCGCATGCTGACCTCTGCGCCGGCGCGTGCGTCCGTCGTGCGGTCGCTCACCCGGGCCGCGCGCGGGTTCGACGGCGTCCAGATCGACCTGGAGTCCTTGAAGGCCCGCGACGTGGCCGGGCTCGTCGCCTTCACCCGCGAGGTCAAGGCGGCGCTGCCCGGCCGGTCGGTGTCGATGGCGTTCATGGCCTCCACCGACCGGCGCGGCTACCTGGCCCGGGGGTACGACCTGAAGGCCCTCGCGCCGCACCTCGACCGGCTGGTCCTCATGGCGTACGACCAGCACGGGCCGGGGTGGTCCGGTCCCGGGCCGATCGGGTCCCTGTCATGGGTGCGGCGCGAGCTACGCTACTTCACGAAGGTCCTGCCCAACCGCAAGATCGACCTCGGCGTGGCCGCGTACGGCTACCAGTGGGGACGCGGGAGCGGCACCCTCTCGGTCGCCCAGGCCCGCAAGCGCGCAGGCGGCAAGGCCCGCTGGCGCGCCGAGCAGGGCGAGTGGTCCGCGCGGCTCTCCGGCGGCCGGAAGATCTGGTGGTCGGACCGGCGTTCCCTGCGGGCCCGCGAGAAGATCGCCCGGTCCCACCGGCTGCACGGGGTGTCGATCTGGCAGATCGGCTCGTCCGGCCGCCTGCGCTAG
- the rpsO gene encoding 30S ribosomal protein S15, which produces MIKQYALSDGDTGSPEVQIALLTARIAHLTGHLQEHKHDHHSRRGLLLLVGQRRRLLNYLQNNDIERYRSLIERLGLRR; this is translated from the coding sequence ATCATCAAGCAGTACGCACTCAGCGACGGCGACACCGGATCCCCCGAGGTCCAGATCGCGCTGCTGACCGCTCGTATCGCACACCTGACCGGCCACCTGCAGGAGCACAAGCACGACCACCACAGCCGTCGTGGCCTGCTGCTCCTCGTCGGCCAGCGTCGTCGCCTGCTGAACTACCTGCAGAACAACGACATCGAGCGCTACCGTTCGCTGATCGAGCGTCTCGGCCTGCGCCGCTAG
- the dapB gene encoding 4-hydroxy-tetrahydrodipicolinate reductase produces MTRVAVLGAKGRMGSESVRAINAAEGLEVVAEIDLGDSLEQITAAGAEVALDFTQPHVALDNVTWCIEHGVDVVVGTSGFDDERIAAVRSALGDDPSTGVLVVPNFSIGAILMMRFAATAAPFFESVEVIEMHHPDKVDAPSGTAVRTAELIAEARRAAGSADLPDATTTDPDGARGAKVEGIPVHSVRARGFVASQQVLLGGVGEEFTIRHDSHDRTSFMPGVVAAVRGVGSRPGVTVGLDDILGL; encoded by the coding sequence ATGACACGGGTGGCAGTGCTGGGCGCCAAGGGGCGCATGGGTTCGGAGTCGGTGCGCGCGATCAACGCGGCCGAGGGGCTGGAGGTGGTGGCGGAGATCGACCTCGGCGACTCGCTCGAGCAGATCACCGCGGCGGGGGCCGAGGTCGCGCTGGACTTCACCCAGCCGCACGTCGCGCTCGACAACGTCACGTGGTGCATCGAGCACGGCGTGGACGTCGTGGTGGGCACCTCGGGATTCGACGACGAGCGCATCGCGGCCGTGCGGTCGGCTCTTGGTGACGACCCGTCGACGGGCGTGCTGGTCGTGCCCAACTTCTCGATCGGCGCGATCCTCATGATGCGGTTCGCCGCGACGGCCGCGCCGTTCTTCGAGTCGGTCGAGGTCATCGAGATGCACCACCCCGACAAGGTCGACGCGCCGTCGGGCACCGCGGTGCGGACCGCCGAGCTGATCGCCGAGGCGCGCCGGGCGGCCGGGTCCGCCGACCTGCCAGACGCCACCACGACCGATCCCGACGGGGCCCGCGGCGCCAAGGTCGAGGGCATCCCGGTGCACTCGGTCCGCGCGCGCGGTTTCGTGGCGTCCCAGCAGGTGCTCCTCGGCGGCGTCGGCGAGGAGTTCACGATCCGGCACGACTCGCACGACCGCACGTCCTTCATGCCCGGCGTGGTGGCCGCCGTCCGCGGCGTCGGCAGCCGTCCCGGCGTGACCGTCGGCCTGGACGACATCCTCGGGCTGTGA
- a CDS encoding AzlC family ABC transporter permease, with product MTTDRSIIVDSLGVGLATGAYGVSFGAISTASGLSVLQTCLISLLVFTGASQFAFVGIIASGGNPLTGALTAILLGSRNLFYGVSMAPKLDLDPAQRLATAHFVIDESTAMGVTRTSRRQARLGFYWTGISIFVLWNLSTAAGAWAGNAIGDPRTYGLDAAVGAAFLGLLWPRLSSVQGRLVALVGAAVALGLVPVTSAGLPIILGGGTAVLLGMLWRPGGRS from the coding sequence ATGACGACCGACCGGTCGATCATCGTCGACTCGCTCGGGGTCGGCCTCGCCACCGGGGCGTACGGCGTCTCGTTCGGTGCGATCTCGACGGCGTCCGGCCTCAGCGTGCTGCAGACCTGCCTCATCTCGCTGCTGGTCTTCACGGGGGCGTCGCAGTTCGCGTTCGTCGGCATCATCGCGTCGGGCGGCAACCCGCTGACGGGTGCCCTGACCGCGATCCTGCTCGGCAGCCGCAACCTGTTCTACGGGGTCAGCATGGCGCCGAAGCTCGACCTGGACCCCGCGCAACGGCTGGCCACGGCGCACTTCGTGATCGACGAGTCGACCGCGATGGGCGTCACCCGGACGTCGCGGCGCCAGGCCCGGCTGGGGTTCTACTGGACCGGCATCTCGATCTTCGTGCTCTGGAACCTCTCCACCGCGGCGGGTGCGTGGGCGGGCAACGCGATCGGCGACCCGCGGACGTACGGCCTCGACGCCGCGGTGGGGGCGGCGTTCCTCGGCCTGCTGTGGCCGCGGCTCTCGTCCGTGCAGGGGCGCCTGGTCGCGCTGGTGGGTGCCGCGGTAGCGCTCGGGCTCGTGCCCGTGACCAGCGCGGGGCTGCCGATCATCCTGGGCGGCGGGACGGCCGTCCTGCTCGGCATGCTGTGGCGGCCCGGAGGGAGGTCGTGA
- a CDS encoding dihydrofolate reductase produces MTVTIVVAIGRNGVIGRDGDLPWPPTGDLAQFKALTMGHPMVMGRTTYESIGRPLPGRTSIVLTRDPQWAADGVEVADGLPSALAQAEKLDDDVFLIGGSQVYAAAIEAGVVDRMVVTHVHLAPDGDAWFPEVDWSQWRETDRQPYDGYDIATYDRVAP; encoded by the coding sequence ATGACCGTCACGATCGTCGTCGCGATCGGCCGCAACGGGGTCATCGGACGCGACGGTGACCTGCCGTGGCCGCCGACCGGGGACCTCGCCCAGTTCAAGGCCCTCACGATGGGCCACCCGATGGTCATGGGACGCACGACGTACGAGTCGATCGGCCGGCCCCTGCCGGGCCGCACGTCGATCGTGCTGACCCGCGACCCGCAGTGGGCTGCTGACGGCGTCGAGGTCGCCGACGGCCTGCCGTCCGCGCTGGCCCAGGCCGAGAAGCTCGACGATGACGTGTTCCTCATCGGCGGGTCCCAGGTGTACGCCGCCGCGATCGAGGCCGGCGTCGTCGACCGCATGGTCGTCACGCACGTGCACCTGGCGCCCGACGGCGATGCCTGGTTCCCCGAGGTCGACTGGTCGCAGTGGCGCGAGACCGACCGGCAGCCCTACGACGGCTACGACATCGCGACGTACGACCGCGTCGCGCCCTAG
- a CDS encoding hemerythrin domain-containing protein codes for MTDDVRRLGCQTDDMKMIHQVFRREFGLAPSMVRHVAPGDTAQARRVTTYLDEIVTALHHHHQNEDRLLWDTMVDRAPACALHVDQMRQQHAAVSTLLDEVEGLGRAWTTGGADERSRERLAALLDDISARLDDHLGQEETEILPVAATSFTQAEWDRLREAGMASIPRNRLLVQLGYILEDAGPDERKQILADVPAPGRVLYRLVGRRRYQREIRTLRPPG; via the coding sequence ATGACCGATGACGTCCGACGGCTCGGCTGTCAGACCGACGACATGAAGATGATCCACCAGGTGTTCCGCCGTGAGTTCGGGCTCGCGCCGTCGATGGTGCGTCACGTCGCCCCCGGCGACACCGCACAGGCACGACGGGTGACGACCTACCTCGACGAGATCGTCACCGCTCTGCACCATCACCACCAGAACGAGGACCGGCTGCTCTGGGACACCATGGTCGACCGGGCACCCGCGTGCGCGTTGCACGTCGACCAGATGCGGCAGCAGCACGCTGCGGTGTCGACGCTGCTCGACGAGGTCGAGGGTCTCGGCCGAGCGTGGACGACCGGCGGTGCCGACGAGCGGTCCCGCGAGCGGCTGGCGGCGCTGCTCGACGACATCTCCGCGCGGCTCGACGACCACCTGGGCCAGGAGGAGACCGAGATCCTCCCGGTCGCGGCGACGTCCTTCACCCAGGCGGAGTGGGACCGGCTCCGCGAGGCCGGGATGGCGAGCATCCCGAGGAACCGCCTGCTGGTGCAGCTGGGCTACATCCTCGAGGACGCCGGCCCGGACGAGCGCAAGCAGATCCTCGCGGACGTCCCGGCGCCGGGGCGGGTGCTCTACCGGCTCGTCGGCCGCCGCAGGTACCAGCGGGAGATCCGCACCCTGCGACCCCCGGGCTGA
- the kynU gene encoding kynureninase has product MPVSPADLDGADRLSAFRDRFVIDDDLVAYLDGNSLGRLPKATQERLAAFVREEWGGRLIRGWSESWVDLPVAVGDELGAALLGAASGQTVIADSTSVNLYKLLHAAAGVRPGRDEIVIDVTNFPTDRYLVESVASARGMTVRWLEPDLVENVTPDVLATALGERTAVVVLSHVDYRSGTLLDLPGLTDAVHAAGGVVVWDLCHSAGVVPIALDAAAVDFAVGCTYKYVNAGPGAPAFAYVAARHLADARQPIAGWWSAADLFAMSDTYETSPTIRRMLSGTPSVSGILAVQEGVRLIAEAGVDAIRAKSEALTAYAIELLDAAGLEIVTPREPGLRGSHVTVRHAEAREVAAGMIERGVVPDFREPDLIRLGLSPLSTSYAEVAAGVAVLVDCAAR; this is encoded by the coding sequence GTGCCTGTTTCCCCCGCTGACCTCGATGGCGCCGACCGCCTGAGCGCCTTCCGTGACCGGTTCGTGATCGACGACGACCTGGTCGCGTACCTCGACGGCAACTCGTTGGGCCGGCTGCCGAAGGCGACGCAGGAACGCCTCGCTGCGTTCGTCCGGGAGGAGTGGGGAGGCCGGCTCATCCGTGGCTGGTCCGAGAGCTGGGTCGACCTGCCCGTCGCGGTGGGTGACGAGCTGGGAGCGGCGCTGCTGGGCGCGGCGTCCGGGCAGACGGTCATCGCCGACTCGACCTCGGTCAACCTCTACAAGCTGCTGCACGCGGCCGCCGGTGTCCGCCCGGGCCGCGACGAGATCGTCATCGACGTCACCAACTTCCCGACCGATCGCTACCTGGTCGAGTCGGTCGCGTCCGCCCGCGGCATGACCGTGCGGTGGCTGGAGCCGGACCTGGTCGAGAACGTGACGCCCGACGTCCTGGCGACGGCGCTGGGGGAGCGGACGGCGGTCGTGGTGCTGAGCCACGTCGACTACCGGTCCGGGACGCTGCTGGACCTGCCGGGCCTCACCGATGCCGTCCACGCGGCCGGAGGGGTCGTGGTGTGGGACCTGTGCCACTCGGCGGGCGTCGTCCCGATCGCCTTGGACGCAGCCGCCGTCGACTTCGCGGTCGGCTGCACCTACAAGTACGTCAACGCCGGCCCGGGAGCGCCGGCCTTCGCGTACGTCGCGGCGCGGCACCTGGCCGATGCGCGACAGCCGATCGCCGGGTGGTGGAGCGCGGCCGACCTGTTCGCGATGTCCGACACCTACGAGACCTCGCCGACGATCCGGCGGATGCTCAGCGGCACGCCGTCGGTCAGCGGCATCCTGGCGGTCCAGGAGGGTGTGCGCCTGATCGCCGAGGCGGGCGTGGACGCGATCCGTGCGAAGTCCGAGGCGCTCACGGCGTACGCGATCGAGCTGCTCGACGCGGCGGGGCTGGAGATCGTGACACCGCGCGAGCCCGGGCTGCGCGGGAGCCACGTCACCGTCCGGCATGCGGAGGCCCGCGAGGTGGCAGCGGGGATGATCGAGCGCGGCGTCGTCCCGGACTTCCGGGAGCCCGACCTGATCCGGCTGGGCCTGTCCCCGCTCTCGACGTCGTACGCGGAGGTGGCGGCGGGTGTCGCGGTGCTGGTCGACTGCGCCGCACGCTGA
- a CDS encoding AzlD domain-containing protein — MTALWGGIVVMTVGCFALKYAGLSVPERVLQHPLTVRAVELIPAGLLGALIAVQVFADGSSVQVDARLLALGVAAVLLALRVPFLPMVVAAAVVAALVRQL; from the coding sequence GTGACGGCCCTGTGGGGCGGCATCGTCGTCATGACGGTGGGCTGCTTCGCCCTGAAGTACGCCGGGCTGTCCGTGCCCGAGCGGGTGCTGCAGCACCCCCTGACGGTACGGGCCGTCGAACTCATCCCGGCCGGGCTCCTCGGGGCCCTCATCGCGGTGCAGGTCTTCGCCGACGGCTCGTCGGTGCAGGTCGACGCGCGCCTGCTGGCCCTGGGCGTCGCGGCCGTGCTGCTGGCCCTGCGCGTCCCGTTCCTGCCGATGGTCGTCGCCGCAGCCGTCGTCGCCGCCCTCGTCCGCCAGCTCTGA